The genomic interval GAGCAGCATTCCTGCCACCAGCCCCGTGGTGTCGCCGATGCGGAACAGTCCGCTCTGGACGATGGCCCACGCGATGAACAGCGCGATGGGGATGGTGCTCGCGATGGGCCCGCCGTAGAACTCGATGCGGCTCTCGCGACGCGCCGCTCGCTCCTCGGCCAGTTCCTGCGCTACTTCGTCGTCCGTCGAATCGTCAGAGTTTTCCATGCACTCGCCTCCGTATCACCACCGATTTGCGCGGAGGGTTATAAATCATCCCGAGAAACTGTCAACTCGAACATCATTGTGCGGTCGAGCCGGTCGTGCGGATTGCCGGGCCTGGAGGACTTATGTCGCCTCCGCACCACCGCACGGGTATGAGCCAACAGGCCGCACCCGACCGACTGGTCGAACTCCGACGCGACCTCCACCGCCACCCCGAACCCGCGTGGCGGGAGTTCTACACCACCGCGCGCATCGTCGAGGAACTCGAACGGGTCGGCGTCGACGACCTGTACGTCGGTCCGGACGCAATCGCCGAGGACGAGCGGATGGCGGTCCCCGACGACGAGGAACTCGACGAGTGGTACGAGCAGGCCCGCGAAGAGGGCGCAGACGAGGGGATACTCGAACAGCTACGGGGCGGGTACACCGGCGCGGTCGCCGTCGTCGAGAAGGGCGAGGGCCCCACGGTCGGACTCCGGGTGGACATCGACGGCCTCCTGCGTGGGGAGTCCGAGGACGACGACCACGTCCCCGCCGCCGAGGGGTTCCGGTCCGAGCACGAGGGGGCGATGCACGCCTGCGGCCACGACGCCCACGCGACCATCGGCATCGGGGTCATCGAGGCGGTCAAGGAGACCGACTTCGAGGGCACCTTCAAGGTGTTCTTCCAGCCCGGCGAGGAGATGATCGCGGGCGGGAAGGCGATGGCCGAGAGCGACCACATCGCCGACGTCGACGACCTGCTGGCGGTCCACATCGGACTCGACCACCCGACCGGCGAGGTCGTCGCGGGACTCGACGGCTTCCTCGCGGTCAGCCACTTCCTCGCGGAGTTCGAAGGCGAGCCCGCCCACGCCGGGGGCCAGCCCAACGAGGGAGAGAACGCCATCCAGGCGGTCGCGACCGCCATCCAGAACCTCTACGCCATCCCGCGCCACGAGGACGGCGCGACCCGGGTCAACGCCGGGAAGATAGGCGGCGGCACCGCGACCAACATCATCGCCGAGCGGGCCCACGTCGAGGGCGAGGTCCGGGGCGAGACCACCGAACTCAAGGACTACATGAAAGAGCGGGCCGAGCGCGCGCTCGAATCCGCCGCCGAGATGCACGGCTGTACGGTCGAGCGCTCGACCAACGGCGAGGCCCCCAGCGCCGAGAGCGACCAGGAACTCGTGGACGCGGTCGGCGCGGTCGCGGGCGAGACCGACGGCGTGGAGAACGTAATCGAGCGCGACGAACTCGGCGGGAGCGAGGACGCGACCTACCTGATGCGCGCCGTCCAGGAGAACGGCGGCCGCGCGGCGTACGTCGGAGTCGGTACCGACCACCCCGGCGGTCACCACACCGCGACGTTCGACGTAGACGAGGACTCCATCCCCATCGCCATCGACGTGCTCGCGGGGGCCGTCGCCGCGCTCGGCGAGCGCCGACCCTGAGCGCACGTCGGTCCGGCCTCCGCGCCGGTCGCCGCATCGGTCGCCGTCCCGTAGTCGCCGTCCCGCGGTCACGTCGGCCGTCTTCGAGAACCGCCGCGCTCGCTATCGTGTCAGATTGAAAATTGACTCGACACAAGGTATTCAAATTGGATTCAAGGAATTTTTATAGATAGACGCGCGACTGTCGAGTAGCACCTCTTCCCGGAGGAGAATGACAGATGAGTGAGAACCTGAGCGAGAACCCGAACGACGCCGGTCTTACCGGTGCGAGTCGACCACAGAACGAGGACGAACCGCTCAGCACGGCGGTCATCGACGCGGTGGCCGCCGCCGCCGACGTGGAACCGGCGGAGCTCGGAACGTCCCTGTACGACCAGATAGACCCCGACGCGCTCGACAACCTCTTCAGTAACCGACACAACGGAATGCCGCGCGGTAGCGGCCACGTCGTCTTTCGCGTGCTCGACTACGAGGTCACGGTTTACAGCGACGGCCACGTCGTCGTCGACGAGTAAGCGACCGCCCCCTCGACGCTTCCCGACACCCGCTTTGCGCGAGGAGCCGTGGGCTCGTTTCGGCGGCAAACGGTCCGAGTCGAAAGCTCTAATCGGGAGGGCTTCGAATCCCGGCGTATGGCCGACGAAAACGAAGACGACGAGGAACCCGCCGTCGAACTCGGCGAGGGCGAACCCGTCGACGGTGCGCCCCTCGCGAGAATCGCGTCGCGACTCCACTGGCCGATCCAGAAGAGCGAGATCGTCCGGAAGGTCGGCGACGAGACCGTCCGGACCCCCGACGGCCCGCGCGACCTGACCGACGTGCTGGCCGACGTCGAGGAGACGTACTTCGACAGCCGACAGGAGTTCACCCGCAACGTCCGCGAGGTGGTCGGGACCGGTCCCGTGCCGACCGCCGACGAGTAACGTGTCGGTCGCGCGGTCGGTCCGCCGGGAACTCGCCCGGCTGAGCTGGGTCCAGCGGTCCCTGCTCGCGGGCGCGGTCCTGACGGCGGCGTGGATGTCGTGGGACGTATCCGGGCTGAACGAGCGGCTCGTCCGGGACGTCGTCGTGTACATCCTCGCGCCGCTGGCGCTGGCGCTCACTCACGGGCGTCACATCGGATTCAGAGTGAATCGACGCGCGCTCCGAAACACAGCGTTGCTCTCGCTTTTCGTCCTCCCGTTCTACGTCGTCGGGTCGTCGCTCCCGACGATTCGGGCCTACTACCCCATGTGGGAGACCGGCGCGGCGCTCGGGGAGTTTCTCCCCCACGCGCTCAAGCAGTTCGTCATCGCCTTCGCGGCCGAGACGTACTACCGGGGACTGCTCTGCGTCGGCGTCCGCGAGGTCGGCTTCAAGAGCGTGTTCATCAGTCCCATCGTCTACGCGTTCCACCACCTCTACAAGCCGCCCATCGAGTTGGCGCTGTCGGGACCGACAGACGTGCTGTTCGGTGCGGTCGACTATCACAGCGAGTCCATCCTGCCGTCCGTGGTCGCACACGGCGTCGGACTGGCTGCGCTCGACTGGCTGGTGCTCCACCCGCCGGTGGTGCCGCCCGAGCTGGTCCTGCGGTGGCTCTCGTGGCTCCCGATTCCGCTGTAGCGCGGTCCGGAGACCGCTCGGGCGCTCGACCCGGAAAAGAGTTTTCAGACGCGCTCTCCGCCGCAACAGCTGGAAGAACGGACTACATCTGTACGAACGAAACAGACTTTCAATCGAGATTACGAGTTAAGTATGTTTAGGTCTTACGGTGCATCTGACCTGTTCCCTCAGTGATTACACCCCGCGGACCAACGGAGAGACACAGATGAGTAGAAGCGACGACGTGCGGGAAACAGTCGAACTCACACGAAACCACGGCGCGGAGACGCCCTGCGGCCGACGGGACGGGCAGGAGTGACCGGGATGGATTCGTCGGTTCATCGGCTACGCCCCGTCGGAGGCGACGCCGCGCGACGAGAGGCTTCCGCTTCGCCCCTCAACGACGCGAGCGGGTTCGAAGCCGACGCCGAAGGAGATGGCGTCCGGTTCGAGTCGCCGACCGGGACGCCGTCCGAGGACGGGTACGCGGCGCTCGACCTCCTGGTCGAGGGCGAGGAGTCGGTCAAGTTCCACCTGCGATTCTCCTCGGCAGACGGGGAGACGCGCGTCCTCGGCTTCCGACTGCTCCCGGCGTGTCAGGCGCGCGTTCGAGTGCCCCTCGCGGCCATCGCGGACGACTCGTTCGTGCTGGAACGGGACGGGGCGGTCCTTCAACGCCGCGTCCAAGGCGACCGATTCGACCCCTCGAAACTCGACCAAATCGAGTTGCGACTCGATCGGGCGGCCTCGACGCCGGTTCGGTGGTGGCAGACGCCGCTCGGGATTCGAGGCGATGAACCGCCGCGTCTCACCGACCCCGACCTCCCCGACGGACCGCTACTCGACGAGTTCGGACAGTCCGCCCGGCGCTCGTGGTCGGGGAAGACGGAATCGCGTTCGGAACTCGAAGGGCGACTCCGACGCCAGCGCGACCGACCGGCCGACCGGTCGCGGAGAGCGGAACGCTCGGAGTGGGGCGGGTGGACGGACGGCCCGAGGTTCGAGGCGACCGGCTACTTCCGAATCGAACGCGACGGCGACCGCTGGTGGCTGGTAGACCCGGACGGCCGCCCGTTCTGGTCGACCGGCATCTGCTGTATCCGGCCCTACCCCGAGACGGCCTACGGCGGACTCGACGACGCGCTGGCGTGGCTTCCCGACTCCAACAGGGAGTTCGCGGCCGCGTTCGACTCGACCGACGCACCGGACGAAGTGTCGACCGTGAACTACCTCGTGGCGAACCTGATTCGGGCGTTCGGACCGAACGAGTGGCGCGACGCGTGGGAGCGAATCGTCGACGGCGAGTTACGGCGGTTAGGAGTCACAACCGTGGGCGCGTGGTCGGACCGAGAGTGGGCGCGCGACGCCGCGTGGCCCTACGTCCGGACGCTCCCGTGGGAGTTCGACGGCGTCGAGTCGGTGGCGTGGGACTTCCCCGACGTGTTCTCGCCCGCGTTCGAGGCGGCCGCCGAGGAAGTGGCCGCGCCGCTCGCCGAGACCGCTGGAGATGCCGCGCTGGTCGGCTACTTCCTCGGGAACGAACCCGACTGGGCGTGGATGGACGAGTTGCCCGCGTGGGAGATGCTCCGCTCGACGGAGGCGTGTGAGACCCGGACCGCGTTCGCCGAGTGGCTCCGAGAGCGCTACGACTCTGCGTCGGCACTCTCGGACTCGTGGGACGCGGACTGTTCGTTCGCGGACGTGGAGTCGGGGCGCTGGACCCAGTCGCGCCCGGACGGAGCGACCGCCGATCTCCGCGCGTTCAGCGAGCGCATGTCCGAGCGGTTCTACGAGACTCTCGTCACCGCGTGTCGCCGCGTCGACTCCGAACACCTGTGTCTCGGCACGCGGTTCCCATGGTCGCCGCCCGAGTGGGCGGTCCCCGGACTGAAGTCGTTCGACGTGCTCTGTCTCAACTGCTTCCGGCCGCGCGTCCCCGAGGAATACGGCGAACTGTGCGAGCGACTGTCGGCTCCCCTCCTCGTCGGGGAGTTCCTGTTCGGCGCGCTCGATGTCGGTCTACCCGCACCGGGCGTCCAGTGGGTTCCCGACCAGCGGGCGCGCGGCGACGCGTATCGGGTGTTCGTCGAAGACGCCGCGAGTCGGCCGTGGTGCGTGGGTGCCCACTGGTACGGCCTGTACGACCAGTCCGCGATGGGGAAGCGCAACGGCGCGAACTTCAACATCGGGATTTACGACGTTTGCAACCGATCGTACGAAGAATTACTCGATTCGATACGGGCGAGCAATCGGCACATCTACGAGGTAGCCGCGGGATGCCGTGTGCCGTACGCCGACGAACCGGAGTACCTCGGCGTCTATTTCTAGCTTTTGAGCGCGGCTTTTTCACCGCTCGGCTCCAATGGAGTCTCGCATGACGCTCCCAATCGACCCCACGGCACTCGACGCCGGGGACATCGGCGAGAAGGAAGCGACGCTGGAGATGGACCACGAGGAGGCCGTCGAGCACGTCCGCGAGGCGTTCACGGACGCCGGGTTCGGCGTCGCGGTCGAGTTCTCGGCTTCCGAGATGCTCAACGAGAAGGTGGACGCGGGCCGCGACCCCTACTACGTGCTCGGAGCGTGCAATCCGAACATGGCCGACCGGGCGCTCGACGAAAGCGACAACCGAATCGGCGCGCTGTTCCCCTGCAATGTGGTCGTCTGGCAGGAGGAACCCGGTCGACAGACGGTCTACCACGTCAGCATCATGCGGGCCGCTCGTCTGCTGGGGATGGCTCCCGACGACGACGAGTGGGCCGACATCGTCTCCGGGACCGGCGAACTGGTCGAGGAGGCGTGGGGCAACCTCGATACCGCGTAGCTACTCCTCGTCGTTCAACCGACGGATCTCCTCGCGGAGCAGTTCGACCTCCCGGCGGAGCTCCGCGATCTCGTCGTCCGGCATCCCCTCCGACTTCGAGCGCGTGTAGAGGAGAAATCCACCGCCGACGAGCGCCAGCGGCAGGCCAAACAGGACTACGACGACCAGGAGGATGACTACCAGCTCGAGGCCACCGGGGACGGGGCCGAAGAGCGGAACCATATCGGGAACTGGTTCGAGGGCGAGAATAAATCTTCTCGTCGTCCTCACGAGAAGTCCGAGAGGTTCGCCTGAAGTCCCGAGAGCATGTCGGACTTGCGCCGGAGGTCGCCGAGCGACACCGGGAGCTGGGGGACGAGCTGGCCGACCGCGCCGTGGAACGTCTCGGCCTCGCCGTATTCGCCGTCGAAGGCGTTCCGGACGCTCTCGCGGATCTGCCAGACGCCGACCGGGGCCCAGTAGTCGTCCGAGACCTCCCGGAGGACGAGACACTTCGCCTGCCGACCGACCGATTCGAGGTGTTCGAGGACCGCCAGCCGCGAGGCGTAGTACGCACCCGCGGTCTCGTCGACGTATCCGGTGCGGCCCTCGAACCCCTCCGAGGCGCTCGCCATCCACGTCTCGCCGTTGGGGTCCTGATTCCAGATACTGCCGGGCGCTTTCATCTCGACCAGTTCGAACTCCCACTGGCCGGGCGTCAGGACGACCCAGTAGCGGTTGCCGACGTACTCGTTGACCCAGACCTGGGTCTCGTCGACGCTCGGATTGGTTCGGATCTGGCCCCGGAGGAACTGCCCAATGGTGTCGTCGACCGCGGTTATCGACCACCGGGTGGGGACGAGCCGCCGGTTCTCGCCCTTGCCGAGCGCGCCCGCCGAGAGGATGTCGTTTATCTCGTAGACGTCGAATCCGCGCCGGTAAAGGTAGGTCATCGCGCCCTGTGCCTGCCAGTCGTCGTCTTCGAGGGTCTTCTTCACCGGGCGCGGGACGTGGGGGTTCTCCGCGAGGTCGGCGGAGGTCGCGCGGGCCGACGGCCCAGTCGGGGTCGCGACGTCGTCGACCTCGAGGTCGAGGTCCAGCGAGTCCGAGAGTCCGATCTCGACGTCGACCGGTCGGTCGGCGATGGCGACCTCGCGCTGGGTGCCGACGAAGCCGTCCCACGCGTCGTCGACGCGGGTCACGTCGGCGGAGTGGTTCGAGTTCAGCAGGCCGGTCCGGTACTGGAGGACGTTGTCGATGTCGAGGCCGCGCTCGTACCATTCGCTACTCGTGGCGAACTCCGAGGCGCGCTCTTCTTCCCCGACGGGCGAGAGGATGCCGGTCGAGACGTTGGGGTAGTCCGACCGGCCGACGAAGACGGAGGGAGAGGTGCTCCCGAACAGCGAATCGCCCTGCGCCACGTCGGCGAACCGGTCTTTCACCTCGTCGACGTAGTCGAGGATCTCGTAGGACTTCTCCTCGGCGAGGCGGCGCTTACGCTGGTCCTCGTCGGGTTCGAGACCCTCGATGTACTCGTCGAGACGCATTCGACCGGAGTTGGCACTCGAAGGGTTTGAACCTTTCTCGCAGTCGGAGAAGGTCCGAGGCTCGGTTGGGCTTGCAGGTGGTCCTCGGGTCTCCCGGAGCGGTCGGGCCACCGTTTCGCGGGCCGTTCCGGGGAGGCGGTCAGGTCACGCCACGGATTGGACGCGTCTCCGTACTTGAACCTACGGACCCGACGGAATCGTAATGCGGGAAATCGTGAACCGGAGAACCGCGATACGAATGCGGGAGGCTCCCCGAGGGGCGCGAGGGACCGCGAGAAGTCAGTAGAAGACGCTTAGCTGTGGATGCCCATCGCTTCGATCTGCTCTTGATACCGGTTCCGGATTGTGACCTCGGTGACCTGCGCGACGTCGGCGACCTCGCGCTGGGTCTTCTTCTCGTTACAGAGCAGTGACGCCGCGTAGATGGCGGCGGCGGCGTAGCCGGTCGGGGACTTGCCCGAGAGCAGACCCTCCTCGGCGGTGGTCTCGATTATCTCGTTGGCCTTCGTCTGGACTTCTTCGCTGAGTTCGAGTTCGGAACAGAACCGCGGGACGTACTTCTTCGGGTCGACCGGCTTCATCTCCAGACCGAGTTCCTGGGAGATGTAGCGATACGTTCGTCCGATCTCCTTGCGTTCGACGCGTGATACCTCCGAGATCTCTTCGAGGCTTCGCGGGATGCCCTCCTTTCGACAGGCGGCGTAGAGCGCGGAGGTGGCGACGCCCTCGATGGAGCGGCCCCGGATGAGGTCCTCCTTGAGCGCGCGCCGGTAGATGACCGACGCGACCTCCCGAACCGACCGCGGGACGCCGAGCGCCGAGGCCATGCGGTCGATCTCGCTGAGCGCGAACTGGAGGTTGCGCTCGCCCGCGTCCTTGGTGCGGATGCGTTCCTGCCACTTGCGCAGGCGGTGCATCTGACTCCGCTTTTTCGACGAGATGGACCGCCCGTAGGCGTCCTTGTCCTTCCAGTCGATGGTAGTCGTCAGCCCCTTGTCGTGCATCGTCTGGGTCGTCGGCGCGCCGACGCGACTCTTCTCCTGACGTTCCTGGTGGTTGAACGCGCGCCACTCAGGACCGGGGTCGATCTGTTCTTCTTCGACGACCAGACCGCAGTCGTCGCAGACGAGTTCCGCCCTGTCGGAACTCTTGACGAGGTTGTCGGAACCACACTCCGGGCACTCCCGTACACCCTCTTCGGCCTCGTCCTGTTGCTCCGCCTCGGCTTGGCGCTCCCGCTGGCGAGTGGACCGTGTCATCGCACTTTTATAGTAGTAGTGCCGACGGACTTAAACCCTTGGTCGCGAATGTGGTGTTTCGAATCCGACAGAACGAGCGTCGAATCGCCTGTGCGCGAAATTCGGGCGGTTCGGTCGAATCGCCCGACGAGACCGCCATCGGAAAGCGTTTATGTCGGTGTCGAGGAGGTGACCCCATGCCCGTCATCGAGTGCGACGTCGGCCTCGCCCGTGAGAGACTCGTCGAGGCCGGGGCGGAAATCTCTTCGGGTAGCTCCGAACACGAGCGCTGGCGCACGGAGTACGGCGACGCGGTCGCGGTCGCCTACGACGGCAAGGTCGTCGTGCAGGGGTCGAACCCGCAGGACATCGAGACGCTACTCCGCGAGGAGGGCGGTCACGCCTACGTCTACTTCGACGGCGCGAGCAGGGGGAACCCCGGCCCCGCGGCGGTCGGCTGGGTCATCGTCACCAGCGACGGCATCGCGGCCGAGGGGAGCGAACGCATCGGGCGCGCGACGAACAACCAGGCCGAGTACGAGGCCCTGATTCGCGCGCTCCGGGCCGCGCGCGACTACGGCTTCGACACGGTCGAAGTGAAGGGCGACTCCCAGCTCGTGGTCAAGCAGGTCACGGGCGCGTGGAACGCCAACGACCCCGAACTCCGCGAGCGCCGGGTCACGGTTCGGGAACTGCTCGCGGCGTTCGACGACTGGGAGCTCAGCCACGTTCCGCGGGAGATAAACGACCGCGCCGACGACCTAGCTAACGAGGCGCTCGACGATGGCTGATGACGACCTTCCCGAGGAGACGGTAGACCGGGCCGAACGGCTCACCCGACTCGCGCGCGAGGCAGTCGACGACGCGGAGGCGGCCGCCTACCGCGAGGAGCGCGCGGAGTTACTGGGCGACCACGGCTACACCGCTCGGGTCCGCGAGGACGACCCTGGCGAGACGCTCGTCCTCCACCCCGACGAATGGGTGGACGACGGCATGATCCACCCCGAGCGAGTCGAGGACACCTCGCGCGCGGTCGAGCGGTCGCTGTCGGGACCGGGCGACCCCGAGGAGTGGGACGCGGTCGACGAACACAACCGCGAGGTCACCGACCGCGTCCGCGAGGCTCACGGCGACGTTCACGGCGACAACGCCGCTGCGTTCGCCGACTTCATGAGCAACCACTACGCGCGACAGGTCGAGTCGGCGACGGCCGAAGAAATCGCGGAGTTCCTGACGGAGTACTACCCCCGGAACGCGTGGCCCTCCGAGGACCAGCGAGCGGTCGTCGAGGAGTCGGTCGAACTGGTGTTCGACGCGGTCGAATAGTGAGTACCCGTCGTCGGGATTACTCGTTGTCGGCGACGAGGTCGCGGAC from Halorussus salilacus carries:
- a CDS encoding amidohydrolase; the protein is MSQQAAPDRLVELRRDLHRHPEPAWREFYTTARIVEELERVGVDDLYVGPDAIAEDERMAVPDDEELDEWYEQAREEGADEGILEQLRGGYTGAVAVVEKGEGPTVGLRVDIDGLLRGESEDDDHVPAAEGFRSEHEGAMHACGHDAHATIGIGVIEAVKETDFEGTFKVFFQPGEEMIAGGKAMAESDHIADVDDLLAVHIGLDHPTGEVVAGLDGFLAVSHFLAEFEGEPAHAGGQPNEGENAIQAVATAIQNLYAIPRHEDGATRVNAGKIGGGTATNIIAERAHVEGEVRGETTELKDYMKERAERALESAAEMHGCTVERSTNGEAPSAESDQELVDAVGAVAGETDGVENVIERDELGGSEDATYLMRAVQENGGRAAYVGVGTDHPGGHHTATFDVDEDSIPIAIDVLAGAVAALGERRP
- a CDS encoding HalOD1 output domain-containing protein yields the protein MSENLSENPNDAGLTGASRPQNEDEPLSTAVIDAVAAAADVEPAELGTSLYDQIDPDALDNLFSNRHNGMPRGSGHVVFRVLDYEVTVYSDGHVVVDE
- a CDS encoding DUF5789 family protein, whose amino-acid sequence is MADENEDDEEPAVELGEGEPVDGAPLARIASRLHWPIQKSEIVRKVGDETVRTPDGPRDLTDVLADVEETYFDSRQEFTRNVREVVGTGPVPTADE
- a CDS encoding CPBP family intramembrane glutamic endopeptidase; this encodes MSVARSVRRELARLSWVQRSLLAGAVLTAAWMSWDVSGLNERLVRDVVVYILAPLALALTHGRHIGFRVNRRALRNTALLSLFVLPFYVVGSSLPTIRAYYPMWETGAALGEFLPHALKQFVIAFAAETYYRGLLCVGVREVGFKSVFISPIVYAFHHLYKPPIELALSGPTDVLFGAVDYHSESILPSVVAHGVGLAALDWLVLHPPVVPPELVLRWLSWLPIPL
- a CDS encoding DUF302 domain-containing protein: MTLPIDPTALDAGDIGEKEATLEMDHEEAVEHVREAFTDAGFGVAVEFSASEMLNEKVDAGRDPYYVLGACNPNMADRALDESDNRIGALFPCNVVVWQEEPGRQTVYHVSIMRAARLLGMAPDDDEWADIVSGTGELVEEAWGNLDTA
- the nreA gene encoding DNA repair protein NreA produces the protein MRLDEYIEGLEPDEDQRKRRLAEEKSYEILDYVDEVKDRFADVAQGDSLFGSTSPSVFVGRSDYPNVSTGILSPVGEEERASEFATSSEWYERGLDIDNVLQYRTGLLNSNHSADVTRVDDAWDGFVGTQREVAIADRPVDVEIGLSDSLDLDLEVDDVATPTGPSARATSADLAENPHVPRPVKKTLEDDDWQAQGAMTYLYRRGFDVYEINDILSAGALGKGENRRLVPTRWSITAVDDTIGQFLRGQIRTNPSVDETQVWVNEYVGNRYWVVLTPGQWEFELVEMKAPGSIWNQDPNGETWMASASEGFEGRTGYVDETAGAYYASRLAVLEHLESVGRQAKCLVLREVSDDYWAPVGVWQIRESVRNAFDGEYGEAETFHGAVGQLVPQLPVSLGDLRRKSDMLSGLQANLSDFS
- a CDS encoding transcription initiation factor IIB; translated protein: MTRSTRQRERQAEAEQQDEAEEGVRECPECGSDNLVKSSDRAELVCDDCGLVVEEEQIDPGPEWRAFNHQERQEKSRVGAPTTQTMHDKGLTTTIDWKDKDAYGRSISSKKRSQMHRLRKWQERIRTKDAGERNLQFALSEIDRMASALGVPRSVREVASVIYRRALKEDLIRGRSIEGVATSALYAACRKEGIPRSLEEISEVSRVERKEIGRTYRYISQELGLEMKPVDPKKYVPRFCSELELSEEVQTKANEIIETTAEEGLLSGKSPTGYAAAAIYAASLLCNEKKTQREVADVAQVTEVTIRNRYQEQIEAMGIHS
- the rnhA gene encoding ribonuclease HI — protein: MPVIECDVGLARERLVEAGAEISSGSSEHERWRTEYGDAVAVAYDGKVVVQGSNPQDIETLLREEGGHAYVYFDGASRGNPGPAAVGWVIVTSDGIAAEGSERIGRATNNQAEYEALIRALRAARDYGFDTVEVKGDSQLVVKQVTGAWNANDPELRERRVTVRELLAAFDDWELSHVPREINDRADDLANEALDDG
- a CDS encoding DUF7108 family protein; translated protein: MADDDLPEETVDRAERLTRLAREAVDDAEAAAYREERAELLGDHGYTARVREDDPGETLVLHPDEWVDDGMIHPERVEDTSRAVERSLSGPGDPEEWDAVDEHNREVTDRVREAHGDVHGDNAAAFADFMSNHYARQVESATAEEIAEFLTEYYPRNAWPSEDQRAVVEESVELVFDAVE